A window from Pseudomonas alloputida encodes these proteins:
- a CDS encoding putative 2-aminoethylphosphonate ABC transporter substrate-binding protein: protein MHKHLALAVAVSAVFSLQASAADTQLTVYTALEAEQLKTYKQAFEKANPDIEIKWVRDSTGIITAKLLAEKERPQADAVWGLAASSLAILDQNGMLEAYAPKDLGKISGNYRDAANPPAWVGMDVWAATICFNTIEAEKQGLSKPVSWQDLTKPEYKGKIVMPNPASSGTGFLDVSAWLQTFGEPQGWAYMDALHQNIGQYVHSGSKPCKLAAAGEFPIGISFEYPAVQLKRQGAPLDIVLPKEGLGWEIEATAVIKGSPKADVAKRLADFSASPAAMELYKENFAVLAAPGIAKPQTELPADYEQRLIKNDFVWASKNRDQILAEWRKRYDGKSEKVAQQ from the coding sequence ATGCACAAGCACCTTGCACTTGCCGTTGCCGTTTCCGCCGTGTTCAGCCTGCAGGCTTCGGCCGCCGATACCCAACTGACGGTCTACACCGCCCTGGAAGCCGAGCAACTGAAAACCTACAAGCAGGCCTTCGAGAAAGCCAACCCGGATATCGAGATCAAGTGGGTGCGTGATTCCACCGGTATCATCACCGCCAAGCTGCTGGCGGAGAAAGAGCGCCCGCAAGCTGACGCTGTGTGGGGGCTGGCGGCATCGAGCCTGGCCATCCTCGACCAGAACGGCATGCTCGAAGCCTATGCGCCAAAGGACCTGGGCAAGATCTCCGGCAATTATCGCGACGCCGCCAACCCGCCAGCCTGGGTCGGCATGGACGTGTGGGCCGCCACCATTTGCTTCAACACCATCGAGGCCGAGAAACAGGGTCTGAGCAAACCGGTGAGCTGGCAGGACCTGACCAAGCCTGAGTACAAAGGCAAGATCGTCATGCCCAACCCGGCCTCGTCCGGCACCGGCTTCCTGGATGTCAGTGCGTGGTTGCAGACCTTTGGCGAGCCGCAGGGCTGGGCCTACATGGATGCGCTGCACCAGAACATTGGCCAGTACGTTCATTCCGGCTCCAAACCGTGCAAGCTGGCGGCGGCGGGCGAGTTCCCGATCGGTATTTCGTTCGAATACCCGGCCGTTCAGCTCAAGCGCCAAGGCGCGCCGTTGGACATCGTGCTGCCAAAGGAGGGTTTGGGCTGGGAGATCGAGGCAACCGCAGTGATCAAAGGCTCGCCCAAGGCCGATGTGGCCAAGCGCCTAGCCGATTTCTCGGCCAGCCCGGCGGCCATGGAACTGTACAAGGAAAACTTCGCCGTACTGGCCGCGCCGGGCATCGCCAAGCCGCAGACCGAGCTACCGGCGGATTATGAGCAGCGGTTGATCAAGAACGACTTTGTCTGGGCTTCTAAAAACCGTGACCAGATTCTGGCCGAATGGCGCAAGCGCTATGACGGCAAGTCGGAGAAGGTGGCCCAGCAGTAA
- a CDS encoding putative 2-aminoethylphosphonate ABC transporter permease subunit — protein sequence MAAPMSLPLSQAKAAPRAGIALGDRLFVVGGKSLLLILLVLAVLMPLLAIFWRGFSGEAGQGGGLLAARELFTSASFHWLLGNSLSVAFTVAAIVVPLAYLFAFALQRTLIPAKGLWRGISLLPLLAPSMLPAIALVYLFGNQGLLRGLLSDNIYGFWGIVLGEAIYTFPHALMILLSALSLADARLFDAASSMGAGSWRAFTSITWPASRQAVFAAFCLVFTLTITDFGVPVVVGGDYQVLALEAYKAVVGQQQFGRGALIGMVLLLPALFSFTVDAWLRRRQGEAMGGRAQVFEPKPSRGRDACFLTIVLLVCAALLVVIGMAVYSSLVTFWPYNLSLSLRHYMFEDTAGGGWLAYRNSVTMAIGTALIGSIVIFTGAYLMEKTQGQRLLNHALRLLSFIPMAVPGLVLGLGYVFFFNLNGNPLHVLYGGMGLLVVCTIAHYLTTAQMTATTALRQLDGEFEAAALSLKAPLYKHFLRVTVPICLPALLDIIRYLFVSAMTTVSAAIFLYSPDTLLAAIAVLNMDDAGNVGGAAAMSTLILLTSAGASLLLAAASRGLLRRSQAWRQRAATV from the coding sequence ATGGCCGCGCCAATGTCCCTGCCGTTGAGCCAGGCCAAAGCCGCGCCGCGTGCTGGCATCGCCCTGGGTGACCGGCTGTTCGTCGTCGGCGGCAAGAGTCTGCTGCTGATCCTGTTGGTGCTGGCCGTGCTGATGCCGTTGCTGGCGATCTTCTGGCGTGGTTTCAGCGGTGAAGCGGGCCAGGGCGGTGGTTTGCTGGCGGCCCGTGAACTGTTCACCAGCGCCAGTTTCCACTGGCTGCTTGGCAACAGCCTGTCGGTGGCCTTCACCGTCGCGGCCATTGTGGTACCGCTGGCCTATTTGTTCGCCTTTGCCCTGCAACGCACGTTGATCCCGGCCAAGGGCCTGTGGCGGGGGATTTCGCTGCTGCCATTGCTGGCACCGTCGATGCTGCCGGCCATCGCCCTGGTCTACCTGTTTGGCAACCAGGGCCTGCTGCGTGGGTTGCTCAGCGACAATATCTACGGCTTCTGGGGCATCGTGCTGGGCGAGGCCATCTATACCTTCCCGCATGCGCTGATGATTCTGCTGTCGGCACTGTCACTGGCCGATGCTCGCCTGTTCGATGCGGCCTCCAGCATGGGGGCAGGCTCGTGGCGTGCGTTCACCAGCATCACCTGGCCGGCCTCGCGCCAGGCGGTATTCGCGGCGTTTTGCCTGGTATTCACGCTGACTATCACAGACTTCGGTGTACCGGTCGTGGTGGGGGGCGACTACCAAGTGCTGGCGCTGGAAGCCTACAAGGCGGTGGTGGGCCAGCAACAGTTCGGCCGTGGCGCGCTGATCGGCATGGTGCTGCTGTTGCCGGCCCTGTTCAGCTTTACCGTCGACGCCTGGCTGCGTAGACGCCAGGGCGAGGCCATGGGTGGCCGTGCCCAGGTGTTCGAACCCAAGCCATCACGCGGCCGCGATGCCTGCTTCCTGACCATTGTGCTGCTGGTGTGCGCGGCGTTGCTGGTGGTGATCGGTATGGCGGTGTACTCCTCGCTGGTCACTTTCTGGCCCTACAACCTGTCGTTGTCGCTGCGCCACTACATGTTCGAAGACACTGCCGGTGGCGGCTGGCTGGCCTACCGCAATAGCGTGACCATGGCCATTGGCACCGCGCTGATCGGCAGCATCGTGATCTTCACTGGTGCCTACCTGATGGAGAAGACCCAGGGCCAACGCCTGCTCAACCATGCGCTGCGCCTGCTCAGCTTCATCCCCATGGCCGTGCCGGGCCTGGTACTGGGCCTGGGCTACGTATTCTTCTTCAACCTGAACGGCAACCCGCTGCATGTGCTGTACGGCGGCATGGGGTTGCTGGTGGTGTGCACCATTGCCCATTACCTGACCACCGCGCAGATGACCGCGACCACCGCCCTGCGCCAGCTCGACGGCGAGTTCGAGGCCGCCGCGCTGTCGCTGAAAGCGCCGTTGTACAAGCACTTCCTGCGCGTGACCGTGCCGATTTGCCTGCCGGCGCTGCTGGACATCATCCGCTACCTGTTCGTATCGGCGATGACCACTGTGTCGGCAGCGATCTTTCTGTACAGCCCCGACACCCTCCTGGCTGCCATTGCCGTGCTGAACATGGACGATGCCGGCAACGTTGGCGGTGCCGCCGCCATGTCCACCTTGATCCTGCTGACCAGTGCCGGCGCCTCACTGTTGCTGGCTGCAGCCTCGCGCGGCCTGCTGCGCCGCTCCCAAGCCTGGCGCCAACGCGCCGCGACCGTCTGA
- a CDS encoding putative 2-aminoethylphosphonate ABC transporter ATP-binding protein, giving the protein MNHTTPGAQIKVRNIHKRFGAFTALNDVSLDIAAGELVCLLGPSGCGKTTLLRCIAGLERQDRGTLYIGERDISDLSPQARDYGILFQSYALFPNLTVEANIAYGLTGSGREQARQRVAEMLELVGLSGSEKKYPGQLSGGQQQRVALARALAPSPSLLLLDEPMSALDARVREHLCTELRQLQRQLGITTLMVTHNQDEAMLMADRIVVMNNGQVEQYATPQEIYDHPATPFVAEFVGQGNWLPFQRSSDSHALVGDMNMRLAPGSAQASSGRLFCRPEAITVNPVVHEENLFPAMVREITFLGNRCRMSFELKALPGHALLAELAPEAMPRLGSQDIWVALPPQSLQVFA; this is encoded by the coding sequence ATGAACCACACCACCCCCGGCGCACAGATTAAAGTGCGCAACATCCACAAGCGCTTCGGTGCCTTTACGGCGCTCAACGATGTCTCTCTGGACATCGCCGCGGGCGAACTGGTGTGCCTGCTCGGCCCATCCGGCTGTGGCAAGACCACGCTGCTGCGTTGCATTGCCGGCCTGGAGCGCCAGGATCGCGGTACGCTGTACATCGGCGAACGCGATATCTCCGATCTGTCCCCCCAGGCGCGGGACTACGGCATCCTGTTCCAGTCCTACGCGCTGTTTCCCAACCTTACCGTCGAAGCCAATATCGCCTATGGCCTGACGGGCAGTGGTCGCGAGCAGGCCCGCCAGCGGGTTGCCGAAATGCTCGAACTGGTAGGCCTGTCTGGCAGCGAGAAGAAGTACCCAGGCCAGCTCTCCGGTGGCCAGCAGCAACGTGTGGCCCTGGCCCGCGCGCTGGCACCGTCGCCATCGCTGCTGCTGCTCGATGAGCCGATGTCGGCGCTGGACGCCCGGGTGCGCGAGCACTTGTGCACCGAACTGCGTCAGCTGCAGCGCCAACTGGGCATCACCACGTTGATGGTTACCCACAACCAGGACGAGGCCATGTTGATGGCCGACCGCATCGTGGTGATGAACAACGGCCAGGTCGAGCAGTACGCCACCCCGCAGGAAATCTATGACCACCCGGCCACGCCGTTCGTGGCCGAGTTCGTCGGCCAGGGCAACTGGCTGCCGTTCCAGCGCAGCAGCGACAGCCATGCCCTGGTCGGCGACATGAACATGCGCCTGGCGCCGGGTTCAGCCCAGGCCAGCAGTGGCCGGCTGTTCTGCCGCCCGGAAGCGATCACGGTCAACCCGGTGGTGCACGAAGAAAATCTGTTCCCGGCCATGGTCCGCGAAATCACCTTCCTCGGTAACCGCTGCCGCATGAGCTTTGAACTCAAGGCCCTGCCAGGCCATGCCCTGCTGGCCGAGCTGGCCCCTGAGGCCATGCCGCGCCTGGGCTCGCAGGACATCTGGGTGGCGTTGCCGCCGCAGAGCCTGCAGGTGTTTGCCTGA